One part of the Quercus lobata isolate SW786 chromosome 7, ValleyOak3.0 Primary Assembly, whole genome shotgun sequence genome encodes these proteins:
- the LOC115952917 gene encoding TOM1-like protein 6 isoform X2 translates to MASSSSSATVAVEKATSDLLMSPDWTMNIDICDSVNSHQWQAKDVVKAVKKRLQNRNSQVQLLSLTLLETMVKNCGDYVHFQIAEKKILEEMIKIVRKKADMQVRDKILGLLDSWQEAFGGPGGKYPQYYHAYEELRRSGVEFPKRSLDAAPIFTPPVTHPTLRNTQAGYGMPSNSSRRLDETMATEIESLSLSSMDSMWNVMELLSDMLQAVNPSDREAVKDEIIVDLVNRCRSNQKKLMQMLTTTGDEELLGRGLELNDILQGLLAKHDAIASGSPLPALLTNPSPQPTEVSASSPKPSEVVSSSPRDSSPTSTTTQPVLAVTKAQKIYEEEEEEDEFAQLARRHSKTQPKPFQSNGTSSPEGPSSTSSISSASTSVPSNALALPDPPAPVRTTKEQDMIDLLSITLSTTYASPHTPHTPPASNPNMHQVPVSPSAQGYSYATQTDPRNQGQVTNNSYVVPWAQPQPQPQPQSQFQPQSFQQVQHQQPRQLQPQIFQQAQHQPQPQLQPQSFQQVQSRPQLQSQNFQQVQPQPQPQLQPQSFQQVQPQPQPQMQPQYPQYSSGYPPPPWAPNPGYSNQNHLSTTNMLSNPRANTAAVYTPTQGTRPSLQHYNSFPIRGSNGSAMNGDPRVSPGPRNPAPAAAPKPFIPSYRLFEDLNVFGNVTSGSTSSSLSGASGQSMVGGRK, encoded by the exons atggcgTCGTCTTCGTCATCGGCAACAGTGGCAGTGGAAAAAGCGACGAGCGATCTTCTGATGAGTCCTGATTGGACTATGAACATCGATATATGCGATTCCGTCAACTCACATCAATG GCAAGCAAAAGATGTTGTGAAAGCTGTGAAGAAAAGATTGCAGAATAGGAACTCCCAAGTTCAACTACTCTCTTTGAcg CTCTTGGAGACGATGGTGAAGAACTGTGGTGATTATGTCCATTTTCAAATTGCTGAGAAGAAAATACTGGAGGAGATGATCAAAATTGTCAGGAAGAAG GCAGATATGCAGGTGAGGGACAAAATTTTGGGATTGCTGGACTCTTGGCAAGAAGCCTTTGGGGGGCCAGGAGGAAAATATCCTCAGTACTACCACGCATATGAGGAACTAAGG CGATCTGGAGTAGAATTTCCCAAGCGTTCTTTAGATGCAGCTCCTATATTTACACCACCTGTAACACATCCAACCCTGAGAAACACTCAAGCAGGATATGGAATGCCTAGCAATTCTTCAAGAAGGCTTGATGAAACAATGGCAACAGAAATAGAAAGTTTGAG TTTGTCAAGTATGGATTCTATGTGGAATGTTATGGAGCTTTTAAGTGACATGCTGCAAGCTGTGAACCCCAGTGACCGTGAG GCCGTAAAAGATGAAATTATAGTTGATCTTGTCAACCGTTGTCGTTCCAACCAGAAAAAATTGATGCAGATGCTTACCACGACTGG GGACGAGGAACTTCTTGGCCGGGGTCTtgaattaaatgacattttacaaGGTTTGCTTGCAAAACATGATGCTATAGCTTCTGGATCTCCCCTGCCAGCTTTACTTACAAATCCCAGTCCCCAACCAACTGAAGTAAGTGCCTCCAGTCCTAAACCAAGTGAAGTAGTAAGCTCTAGTCCAAGAGACTCTAGCCCAACATCTACTACTACACAACCAGTTCTCGCTGTTACAAAGGCCCAGAAGATTTAcgaagaggaggaagaggaagatgaaTTTGCACAGCTAGCTCGAAG GCATTCAAAAACACAGCCAAAGCCTTTTCAAAGCAATGGAACCTCTTCCCCTGAAGGTCCATCATCAACGTCATCAATCTCTTCAGCCTCAACCTCTGTCCCGAGTAATGCATTGGCCTTGCCTGATCCACCTGCACCAGTTAGGACCACAAAAGAGCAGGACATGATTGACCTTCTGAGTATCACCTTGTCAACAACATATGCCTCCCCCCATACTCCCCACACTCCACCTGCCTCTAACCCAAACATGCATCAGGTGCCTGTTTCCCCCAGTGCCCAAGGGTATTCCTATGCTACCCAGACTGATCCCAGAAATCAAGGGCAGGTAACCAACAATAGTTATGTTGTTCCTTGGGCccagccacaaccacaaccacaaccacagtCTCAATTTCAACCTCAAAGTTTTCAACAAGTTCAACATCAACAACCACGTCAGTTACAACCTCAAATCTTTCAACAAGCTCAACATCAACCGCAACCTCAGTTACAACCTCAAAGCTTTCAACAAGTTCAATCTCGACCTCAGTTACAAT CTCAAAACTTTCAACAAGTTCAACCTCAACCTCAACCTCAGTTACAACCTCAAAGCTTTCAACAAGTTCAACCTCAACCCCAGCCACAAATGCAACCCCAATATCCTCAATATTCGTCTGGCTATCCTCCTCCACCCTGGGCTCCAAACCCTGGCTATTCTAACCAGAATCATTTATCTACCACTAATATGCTTTCGAATCCACGGGCCAATACAGCTGCAGTGTACACACCCACGCAAGGAACGAGACCAAGCTTGCAGCACTATAACTCTTTCCCCATAAGAGGAAGCAATGGGTCAGCTATGAATGGAGATCCACGGGTGAGTCCAGGACCTAGGAACCCTGCCCCAGCAGCTGCACCAAAGCCCTTTATTCCCTCGTACAGATTGTTTGAAGATCTTAATGTTTTTGGCAATGTCACAAGCGGCAGCACATCATCAAGCCTGTCAGGAGCTTCTGGCCAAAGTATGGTTGGCGGGAGGAAGTGA
- the LOC115953940 gene encoding protein LURP-one-related 10-like, with product MAYQPIPAPTPAGTQFTSPVPIVGPQYCASYPVDLAIVKKVLTITDGNFVVTDINGNVIFKVKGALLTLHDRRTLLDAAGNPILTLREKIMSAHDRWKIFRGESVEAKDLIFSVKRSSMIQFKTKLHVFLANNTKEDVCDYRIEGSWSERSCVIYAGESNTVIAQMHKKQNVQSVLLGKDNFSVTVYPNIDYAFIVALIVILDDINDEAKVDD from the exons ATGGCTTATCAGCCTATTCCAGCTCCAACTCCAGCTGGTACACAATTCACTAGCCCTGTTCCGATCGTCGGCCCTCAGTACTGTGCATCTTACCCTGTTGATCTTGCTATTGTCAAAAAGGTCTTGACCATTACCGATGGCAACTTTGTTGTCACAGACATCAATGGTAACGTCATTTTTAAAGTCAAAGGTGCCTTACTAACCCTTCATGACCGTCGTACTCTTCTTGATGCTGCTGGAAATCCCATTCTCACTCTTCGAGAaaag ATAATGAGTGCACATGATAGATGGAAAATTTTTAGGGGTGAAAGTGTGGAAGCAAAAGACCTCATTTTTAGCGTTAAGAGATCTTCAATGATCCAATTTAAGACCAAGTTACATGTGTTCTTGGCAAATAACACAAAAGAGGATGTTTGTGACTATAGGATCGAAGGGAGCTGGAGTGAACGATCTTGCGTCATTTATGCCGGAGAATCTAACACGGTGATTGCCCAG ATGCATAAGAAGCAAAACGTACAAAGTGTTTTGCTCGGAAAAGACAACTTCTCGGTAACAGTTTACCCTAACATCGATTATGCCTTCATTGTTGCGCTTATTGTGATTCTTGATGACATTAACGATGAGGCCAAAGTCGACGATTGA
- the LOC115952917 gene encoding TOM1-like protein 6 isoform X1 produces MASSSSSATVAVEKATSDLLMSPDWTMNIDICDSVNSHQWQAKDVVKAVKKRLQNRNSQVQLLSLTLLETMVKNCGDYVHFQIAEKKILEEMIKIVRKKADMQVRDKILGLLDSWQEAFGGPGGKYPQYYHAYEELRRSGVEFPKRSLDAAPIFTPPVTHPTLRNTQAGYGMPSNSSRRLDETMATEIESLSLSSMDSMWNVMELLSDMLQAVNPSDREAVKDEIIVDLVNRCRSNQKKLMQMLTTTGDEELLGRGLELNDILQGLLAKHDAIASGSPLPALLTNPSPQPTEVSASSPKPSEVVSSSPRDSSPTSTTTQPVLAVTKAQKIYEEEEEEDEFAQLARRHSKTQPKPFQSNGTSSPEGPSSTSSISSASTSVPSNALALPDPPAPVRTTKEQDMIDLLSITLSTTYASPHTPHTPPASNPNMHQVPVSPSAQGYSYATQTDPRNQGQVTNNSYVVPWAQPQPQPQPQSQFQPQSFQQVQHQQPRQLQPQIFQQAQHQPQPQLQPQSFQQVQSRPQLQSQSFQQVQPRPQLQSQNFQQVQPQPQPQLQPQSFQQVQPQPQPQMQPQYPQYSSGYPPPPWAPNPGYSNQNHLSTTNMLSNPRANTAAVYTPTQGTRPSLQHYNSFPIRGSNGSAMNGDPRVSPGPRNPAPAAAPKPFIPSYRLFEDLNVFGNVTSGSTSSSLSGASGQSMVGGRK; encoded by the exons atggcgTCGTCTTCGTCATCGGCAACAGTGGCAGTGGAAAAAGCGACGAGCGATCTTCTGATGAGTCCTGATTGGACTATGAACATCGATATATGCGATTCCGTCAACTCACATCAATG GCAAGCAAAAGATGTTGTGAAAGCTGTGAAGAAAAGATTGCAGAATAGGAACTCCCAAGTTCAACTACTCTCTTTGAcg CTCTTGGAGACGATGGTGAAGAACTGTGGTGATTATGTCCATTTTCAAATTGCTGAGAAGAAAATACTGGAGGAGATGATCAAAATTGTCAGGAAGAAG GCAGATATGCAGGTGAGGGACAAAATTTTGGGATTGCTGGACTCTTGGCAAGAAGCCTTTGGGGGGCCAGGAGGAAAATATCCTCAGTACTACCACGCATATGAGGAACTAAGG CGATCTGGAGTAGAATTTCCCAAGCGTTCTTTAGATGCAGCTCCTATATTTACACCACCTGTAACACATCCAACCCTGAGAAACACTCAAGCAGGATATGGAATGCCTAGCAATTCTTCAAGAAGGCTTGATGAAACAATGGCAACAGAAATAGAAAGTTTGAG TTTGTCAAGTATGGATTCTATGTGGAATGTTATGGAGCTTTTAAGTGACATGCTGCAAGCTGTGAACCCCAGTGACCGTGAG GCCGTAAAAGATGAAATTATAGTTGATCTTGTCAACCGTTGTCGTTCCAACCAGAAAAAATTGATGCAGATGCTTACCACGACTGG GGACGAGGAACTTCTTGGCCGGGGTCTtgaattaaatgacattttacaaGGTTTGCTTGCAAAACATGATGCTATAGCTTCTGGATCTCCCCTGCCAGCTTTACTTACAAATCCCAGTCCCCAACCAACTGAAGTAAGTGCCTCCAGTCCTAAACCAAGTGAAGTAGTAAGCTCTAGTCCAAGAGACTCTAGCCCAACATCTACTACTACACAACCAGTTCTCGCTGTTACAAAGGCCCAGAAGATTTAcgaagaggaggaagaggaagatgaaTTTGCACAGCTAGCTCGAAG GCATTCAAAAACACAGCCAAAGCCTTTTCAAAGCAATGGAACCTCTTCCCCTGAAGGTCCATCATCAACGTCATCAATCTCTTCAGCCTCAACCTCTGTCCCGAGTAATGCATTGGCCTTGCCTGATCCACCTGCACCAGTTAGGACCACAAAAGAGCAGGACATGATTGACCTTCTGAGTATCACCTTGTCAACAACATATGCCTCCCCCCATACTCCCCACACTCCACCTGCCTCTAACCCAAACATGCATCAGGTGCCTGTTTCCCCCAGTGCCCAAGGGTATTCCTATGCTACCCAGACTGATCCCAGAAATCAAGGGCAGGTAACCAACAATAGTTATGTTGTTCCTTGGGCccagccacaaccacaaccacaaccacagtCTCAATTTCAACCTCAAAGTTTTCAACAAGTTCAACATCAACAACCACGTCAGTTACAACCTCAAATCTTTCAACAAGCTCAACATCAACCGCAACCTCAGTTACAACCTCAAAGCTTTCAACAAGTTCAATCTCGACCTCAGTTACAATCTCAGAGCTTTCAACAAGTTCAACCTCGACCTCAGTTACAATCTCAAAACTTTCAACAAGTTCAACCTCAACCTCAACCTCAGTTACAACCTCAAAGCTTTCAACAAGTTCAACCTCAACCCCAGCCACAAATGCAACCCCAATATCCTCAATATTCGTCTGGCTATCCTCCTCCACCCTGGGCTCCAAACCCTGGCTATTCTAACCAGAATCATTTATCTACCACTAATATGCTTTCGAATCCACGGGCCAATACAGCTGCAGTGTACACACCCACGCAAGGAACGAGACCAAGCTTGCAGCACTATAACTCTTTCCCCATAAGAGGAAGCAATGGGTCAGCTATGAATGGAGATCCACGGGTGAGTCCAGGACCTAGGAACCCTGCCCCAGCAGCTGCACCAAAGCCCTTTATTCCCTCGTACAGATTGTTTGAAGATCTTAATGTTTTTGGCAATGTCACAAGCGGCAGCACATCATCAAGCCTGTCAGGAGCTTCTGGCCAAAGTATGGTTGGCGGGAGGAAGTGA
- the LOC115952213 gene encoding protein LURP-one-related 10-like → MAQPNGAQFDNPLSIMAQPNGAQYPAIMAQPNGAQYANPSIMAQPNDAQFVNPAVMTQTQPNATQFSYPPMPQPQPSGTQFVQPQAVIGPQYCAPYPVDLSVVRKVLTISDGNFVVTDTGGNVIFKVKGVLFSIKTRRLILDAAGTPIMTLKPKLLTAHDRWLAFRGDSLNASNLIFTAKRSSFLQFKVKLHVFLANNTQEDVCDYKVEGSWNEKSCTVYHGESSNIVAQMHKKQTVQSIVMGKDNFSVTIYPNIDYAFIVALIVILDEINQESKEE, encoded by the exons ATGGCTCAACCCAATGGTGCACAATTTGATAACCCTCTCTCAATCATGGCTCAACCAAATGGTGCACAATATCCCGCAATCATGGCTCAACCAAATGGTGCACAATATGCTAACCCCTCAATCATGGCTCAACCAAATGATGCACAATTTGTAAACCCCGCAGTCATGACTCAAACTCAACCTAATGCTACACAATTTTCTTACCCCCCAATGCCTCAACCTCAACCAAGTGGTACACAATTTGTTCAACCCCAAGCAGTCATTGGTCCTCAGTATTGTGCACCTTACCCTGTAGATCTTTCAGTTGTTAGAAAGGTCCTGACCATAAGCGATGGCAACTTTGTTGTCACAGACACCGGTGGCAACGTCATATTCAAGGTTAAAGGAGTATTGTTTAGCATCAAAACACGTCGTCTCATACTTGATGCTGCTGGAACCCCCATTATGACTCTTAAACCTAag CTACTTACCGCACATGATAGATGGCTTGCATTTAGGGGTGATAGCCTGAACGCCAGCAATCTAATCTTTACCGCTAAGCGATCTTCATTCCTCCAATTCAAGGTCAAATTACATGTGTTCTTGGCAAATAATACACAAGAGGATGTTTGTGACTACAAAGTTGAAGGCAGTTGGAATGAAAAATCTTGTACCGTTTATCATGGAGAATCTTCCAATATTGTTGCCCAA ATGCACAAGAAGCAAACCGTTCAGAGCATCGTGATGGGAAAGGACAACTTTTCAGTGACAATTTATCCTAACATCGATTACGCATTCATAGTCGCACTTATTGTCATTCTAGACGAGATTAACCAGGAGAGCAAAGAAGAATGA